From a region of the Hemibagrus wyckioides isolate EC202008001 linkage group LG14, SWU_Hwy_1.0, whole genome shotgun sequence genome:
- the fnbp4 gene encoding formin-binding protein 4, with translation MGKKSRTGTGRRTIIQLSPPGLRSGTGAGRDDSVGSGSEGETENNTGKDGQGVYKEVNMEMKTPAVKATQGLSLLGAYEDSEEEDASEASSSAAKAKLNRSADIDSTLASFMAEIDAITTQPVQTDDTTKEEPNAPPPTPPRPEPKTEQHSYVQNGSAQEFQYNTQYSLAGAGVEMGDWQEVWDENTGCYYYWNTQSNEVAWELPHYLADQMQSLQQYSASSSVNGSEVLHQAANYPEQAAPTVTAVKQEPKKKDVMESVVALTSDEEERRGVAASLLAPLIPVEVKEAEEKWRKKILAKDENVENSPEVEGEAPSGSPALCDGESPAQSNQQSRNQSRENSDGEEETEEDTKELELALERKKAELRALEEGDGSAGGSSPCSEASQEGSRGLLKKTKWKTAFLRAQSPDSNSRGSEKNEWDTAEPVDLAEKQEDKKEQERTVPKPQEEDTADLKFQIGELANTLTSKMEFLGIDKKTISNFQLLLLQTETRIADWREGALNGNYLRRRLQEAAEHIKHYELNATPKGWSCHWDRDHRRYFYVNDRTSASQWEFPAVTAEDEEAKPPQPSAVCQGNAGQQPEASSGLAGTAFGETQSYWSAPQPPLPPDTPPPPTEQPPPPPPPPESPPPPPPPPLSDDGEIEEVEMEDEDAEPPAPGTEEFRAIEAAATQGTVAKAQKRKAPGSEHLNKAITIGSSPILYTQPTATAAPIITANAYWGMTAVATPALPSEPLVPPMPAAPSQPPLPPPQPSVEPVSTKMPTDKAKKLKKEKMKKSKTKMPSLVKKWQSIQRELDEEEKSSSSDEDRDQLNNRRIEEWKQQQLASGKAMKNANFEALPDDWRERLLKKRKMMQSS, from the exons ATGGGAAAGAAAAGCCGCACAGGGACGGGCCGAAGGACCATTATACAGCTCTCACCGCCAGGACTGCGCAGCGGCACAGGAGCAGGCCGAGACGACTCTGTAGGCTCTGGGTCTGAAG GGGAGACTGAGAATAATACAGGCAAGGACGGGCAAGGAGTATACAAAGAAGTGAACATGGAAATGAAGACCCCAGCGGTGAAGGCCACAC AGGGCTTGTCATTGCTCGGTGCTTATGAAGACAGTGAGGAAGAAGATGCATCTGAAGCAAGCAGTTCTGCTGCCAAAGCAAAGCTCAATCGCTCGGCAGACATTGACAGTACACTTGCAAGTTTTATGGCT GAAATCGATGCTATCACCACTCAGCCAGTCCAGACCGATGATACTACAAAGGAGGAGCCAAACGCTCCACCACCTACTCCTCCTCGCCCTGAACCCAAGACAGAACAGCACTCTTATGTACAGAACGGCTCTGCACAGGAGTTTCAGTATAATACACAATACTCCCTGGCAGGAG CTGGGGTTGAAATGGGTGATTGGCAGGAGGTGTGGGATGAGAACACaggctgctactactactggaACACCCAGTCTAATGAGGTGGCCTGGGAGCTTCCCCACTATCTGGCTGATCAGATGCAGAGTCTACAGCAGTACTCAGCAAG CTCATCTGTTAACGGCAGTGAGGTGTTGCATCAAGCAGCGAATTATCCCGAACAAGCAGCTCCGACTGTCACTGCAGTGAAACAGGAACCAAAAAAGAAG gatgtaatggagagtgtagtGGCTTTAACTAGTgatgaggaggagaggagaggggtcGCTGCCTCTCTCCTTGCACCTCTAATACCGGTTGAAGTAAAAGAAGCAGAAGAGAAATGGAGGAAGAAGATTCTAGCGAAGGACGAGAATGTGGAGAATTCTCCAGAGGTTGAGGGAGAGGCACCGTCAGGCTCTCCTGCTCTGTGCGATGGAGAAAGCCCTGCTCAGAGTAATCAGCAAAGTAGGAACCAATCTAGAGAAAACTCTGATGGAGAAGAGGAGACTGAGGAGGATACCAAGGAACTGGAGCTTGCTTTAGAAAGGAAAAAG GCTGAACTTCGTGCCTTAGAAGAAGGTGATGGCAGTGCCGGTGGTTCAAGCCCCTGTTCTGAGGCAAGTCAAGAGGGTTCTCGAGGTCTTTTAAAGAAGACTAAATGGAAAACAGCTTTTCTTAGGGCCCAAAGTCCTGACTCGAACAGCAGAGGCTCTGAGAAAAATGAATGGGACactgcagagcctgtggatctAG CTGAGAAGCAAGAGGACAAAAAGGAACAGGAAAGAACTGTACCTAAACCTCAAGAGGAGGATACAGCAGACCTCAAG TTTCAGATTGGAGAGCTTGCCAATACCTTGACCAGCAAAATGGAGTTCTTGGGAATTGACAAAAAGACCATCTCCAACTTTCAACTGCTTTTGTTACAAACTGAG ACGCGGATAGCAGATTGGCGAGAAGGCGCTCTGAACGGAAATTATCTCCGCCGCAGGTTGCAGGAAGCTGCTGAGCACATAAAACATTACGAACTTAACGCCACTCCCAAGGGCTGGTCCTGCCATTGGGACAG AGATCACAGGCGGTACTTCTATGTGAATGACCGGACCAGTGCTTCCCAGTGGGAGTTTCCAGCAGTGACGGCAGAAGACGAAGAGGCGAAGCCACCCCAGCCCTCTGCAGTTTGTCAGGGAAATGCAGGTCAACAACCTGAGGCTTCCAGTGGTCTAGCAG GAACCGCCTTTGGAGAAACCCAGTCCTACTGGTCAGCTCCTCAACCTCCACTTCCTCCCGACACACCCCCTCCTCCTACAGAAcaaccacctccacctccaccacctcctgAATCTCCTCcgccacctcctcctccacctctcagCGATGATGGCGAGATCGAGGAGGTAGAAATGGAAGACGAGGATGCTGAGCCACCTGCTCCTGGAACAGAGGAATTTAGG GCCATTGAAGCAGCAGCGACTCAAGGAACTGTGGCTAAAGCCCAGAAGAGGAAAGCTCCAGGCTCAGAACATCTGAACAAAGCCATCACCATTGGGAGCAGTCCCATACTTTACACCCAGCCTACCGCCACAGCAG CCCCTATAATCACTGCAAATGCTTATTGGGGAATGACTGCAGTAGCTACACCTGCTCTACCATCAGAGCCTCTGGTTCCACCAATGCCAGCCGCACCCTCACAACCTCCACTTCCACCACCCCAACCTTCCGTTGAACCAGTGTCAACAAAGATGCCTACAGACAAAGCTAAGAAACTAAAGAAGGAGAAG ATGAAGAAGAGCAAGACCAAAATGCCATCATTAGTGAAAAAATGGCAGAGCATCCAGAGGGAACTAGATGAAGAGGAGAAGTCAAGTTCTAGTGACGAAGATCGAGACCAACTAAACAACAGGCGCATCGAAGAGTGGAAACAGCAACAGCTTGCCTC AGGAAAGGCAATGAAGAATGCTAACTTTGAGGCTCTGCCTGATGACTGGAGAGAAAGGTTGCTaaagaaaaggaagatgatGCAAAGTTCATAG
- the lrrc10 gene encoding leucine-rich repeat-containing protein 10, which yields MGNVVRGAVAFIPSDRCERFLVGDLKETPHDRTLDLSSRHLHRFPLRLCAFGDLLKLYLSNNHLSSLPPEFNNLKKLQILALDFNCFVELPLVVCSLRQLNILYLGNNQLYKLPTQLAQLSELKTLWLDNNCFAKFPSVICKLSELRTLHLGYNQFRSLPGELASLKELRSIWLSANVLNKFPPVLLEMHTLEVIDIDRNQIQHFPPLIHLTGLKMIIYDHNPCVNAPLVGEGVKRVGRWADSKNDGDDEVERKMAEVSIEENTAEVSTTENTAEVSTEVREQLPENE from the coding sequence ATGGGAAATGTTGTTCGAGGAGCCGTGGCCTTCATTCCCTCAGACCGATGTGAGCGATTCTTGGTGGGAGACTTGAAGGAGACGCCACATGATCGTACCTTGGACCTGAGCAGCCGTCATCTTCATCGTTTTCCGCTTAGATTATGTGCCTTTGGTGACCTTCTTAAACTTTATTTGAGTAATAACCACTTGAGCAGTCTGCCTCCTGAGTTTAATAATCTGAAAAAGCTTCAAATTCTGGCTCTAGACTTCAACTGTTTTGTGGAACTGCCTTTGGTTGTTTGTAGTCTTCGTCAACTTAACATTCTCTATCTTGGCAATAATCAACTTTACAAACTGCCAACACAGCTGGCTCAACTCAGCGAACTAAAGACACTATGGCTAGACAACAACTGCTTTGCAAAGTTCCCGTCTGTAATATGTAAGCTTTCTGAACTCAGAACTCTTCATCTGGGTTACAATCAGTTTCGTAGCTTGCCTGGTGAGCTGGCGAGCTTAAAAGAGCTGCGAAGTATTTGGTTATCAGCCAATGTCCTGAATAAATTTCCACCAGTGCTTCTGGAAATGCACACTTTGGAAGTGATTGACATTGACAGGAACCAGATACAACATTTTCCACCACTTATTCACTTGACAGGGCTTAAGATGATTATCTATGACCATAATCCGTGTGTTAACGCACCTTTGGTGGGAGAAGGTGTGAAACGGGTGGGCCGCTGGGCTGACAGTAAGAATGATGGGGATGATGAAGTGGAACGAAAGATGGCTGAAGTGTCCATAGAAGAAAACACAGCTGAAGTGTCCACTACTGAAAACACAGCTGAGGTGTCCACAGAGGTGAGAGAACAGCTGCCAGAGAATGAATAA
- the cnot2 gene encoding CCR4-NOT transcription complex subunit 2 isoform X1 produces MFSATRKKFVEGVESDYPDESIYYGQPSMFPHRSEKDMLASPSPSSSGQLSQLGASLYGPQSALGFSIRNMSNNNPQLNRSLTQGTQLPSHSTPTTGVPTMSLHTPPSPNRGILPMNSRNMMNHSQVGQGMSMGGRTSSMGSSGLGSPNRSSPSIICMPKQQPARQPFTINSMSGFGMGRSQGFGMNSLSNNIFNGTDGSENVTGLDLSDFPALADRSRREGNGNPTPLHNPLAGRAPYVGMVTKPSTEQSQDFSIHNEDFPALPGPNYKDPTLSTDESKSQNLNSSTKSSSSADGPKFPGDKTSAQNNNQQKKGIQVLPDGKVTNIPSGMVTDQFGMIGLLAFIRAAETDPGMVHLALGSDLTTLGLNLNSPENLYPKFASPWASAPCRPQDIDFHVPSEYLTNIHIRDKLAAIKLARYGEDLLFYLYYMNGGDLLQLLAAVELFNRDWRYHKEERVWITRAPGMEPTLKTNTYERGTYYFFDCLNWRKVAKEFHLEYDKLEERPHVPTTFNYNPAQQAF; encoded by the exons ATGTTCAGTGCTACAAGAAAGAAGTTTGTAGAGGGGGTCGAAAGCGACTACCCTGATGAGAGTATCTACTATGGCCAGCCGTCGATGTTCCCTCATCGATCGGAGAAAGAT ATGCTGGCATCTCCTTCGCCGTCATCGTCAGGTCAATTGTCGCAGCTTGGTGCAAGTTTGTATGGTCCCCAAA GTGCACTAGGCTTCTCAATAAGGAACATGAGCAACAACAACCCTCAGTTAAACCGGAGTTTAACACAAGGTACTCAGTTACCGAGCCATAGCACCCCAACAACGGGGGTCCCAACCATGTCTCTCCATACTCCGCCTTCGCCAAACAG GGGCATTCTGCCTATGAACTCCAGGAACATGATGAATCACTCGCAAGTGGGCCAGGGCATGAGTATGGGTGGCAGGACCAGCAGTATGGGAAGCTCAGGCCTCGGGAGTCCTAACCGCAGCTCGCCCAGCATCATCTGTATGCCAAAGCAGCAGCCGGCACGCCAGCCCTTCACCATCAACAG TATGTCAGGTTTTGGAATGGGTCGAAGTCAGGGGTTTGGTATGAACTCTTTATCGAACAACATCTTTAATGGAACAG ATGGGAGTGAAAACGTGACAGGACTGGACCTCTCGGACTTTCCAGCGTTAGCAGACAGAAGTCGGAGGGAAGGAAATGGAAACCCAACACCATTGCATAATCCCTTGGCTGGAAGAGCTCCCTATG TTGGGATGGTCACAAAGCCGTCAACTGAACAGTCCCAAGATTTCTCAATTCACAATGAGGATTTTCCTGCACTGCCTGGGCCTAACTACAAGGACCCGACGCTGAGCACGGATGAAAGCAAATCA CAGAACTTGAACTCATCAACCAAGAGCAGCTCCAGTGCAGATGGTCCCAAGTTCCCAGGTGATAAGACATCAGCACAGAACAACAACCAGCAGAAAAAGGGGATTCAGGTGTTGCCTGATG GCAAGGTGACAAACATTCCTTCTGGAATGGTGACGGATCAGTTTGGAATGATCGGACTGCTAGCCTTCATCCGAGCAGCTGAAACAGACCCTGGAATGGTTCATCTGGCGTTAGGAAGTGACCTGACCACATTGGGACTCAACCTTAACTCTCCAGA GAATCTGTATCCCAAGTTCGCATCTCCTTGGGCTTCTGCACCATGCCGACCACAAGACATCG ACTTCCATGTTCCATCTGAGTACTTAACCAACATTCATATAAGGGACAAG CTTGCTGCAATAAAACTAGCACGTTATGGGGAGGACCTGCTGTTCTACCTCTACTACATGAACGGAGGAGATCTCTTACAGCTTCTGGCTGCTGTGGAACT CTTTAACCGAGACTGGAGGTACCATAAAGAGGAGAGGGTGTGGATTACAAGAGCACCTGGCATGGAGCCCACTCTGAAGACCAACACTTATGAGAGGGGGACATACTACTTCTTTGATTGTCTTAACTGGAGGAAGGTTGCTAAG GAGTTTCACCTTGAATATGACAAGCTTGAGGAGCGGCCTCACGTACCGACCACCTTCAACTACAACCCGGCGCAGCAGGCCTTCTGA
- the cnot2 gene encoding CCR4-NOT transcription complex subunit 2 isoform X3 — protein sequence MFSATRKKFVEGVESDYPDESIYYGQPSMFPHRSEKDMLASPSPSSSGQLSQLGASLYGPQSALGFSIRNMSNNNPQLNRSLTQGTQLPSHSTPTTGVPTMSLHTPPSPNRGILPMNSRNMMNHSQVGQGMSMGGRTSSMGSSGLGSPNRSSPSIICMPKQQPARQPFTINSMSGFGMGRSQGFGMNSLSNNIFNGTDGSENVTGLDLSDFPALADRSRREGNGNPTPLHNPLAGRAPYVGMVTKPSTEQSQDFSIHNEDFPALPGPNYKDPTLSTDESKSQNLNSSTKSSSSADGPKFPGDKTSAQNNNQQKKGIQVLPDGKVTNIPSGMVTDQFGMIGLLAFIRAAETDPGMVHLALGSDLTTLGLNLNSPENLYPKFASPWASAPCRPQDIDFHVPSEYLTNIHIRDKLAAIKLARYGEDLLFYLYYMNGGDLLQLLAAVELYA from the exons ATGTTCAGTGCTACAAGAAAGAAGTTTGTAGAGGGGGTCGAAAGCGACTACCCTGATGAGAGTATCTACTATGGCCAGCCGTCGATGTTCCCTCATCGATCGGAGAAAGAT ATGCTGGCATCTCCTTCGCCGTCATCGTCAGGTCAATTGTCGCAGCTTGGTGCAAGTTTGTATGGTCCCCAAA GTGCACTAGGCTTCTCAATAAGGAACATGAGCAACAACAACCCTCAGTTAAACCGGAGTTTAACACAAGGTACTCAGTTACCGAGCCATAGCACCCCAACAACGGGGGTCCCAACCATGTCTCTCCATACTCCGCCTTCGCCAAACAG GGGCATTCTGCCTATGAACTCCAGGAACATGATGAATCACTCGCAAGTGGGCCAGGGCATGAGTATGGGTGGCAGGACCAGCAGTATGGGAAGCTCAGGCCTCGGGAGTCCTAACCGCAGCTCGCCCAGCATCATCTGTATGCCAAAGCAGCAGCCGGCACGCCAGCCCTTCACCATCAACAG TATGTCAGGTTTTGGAATGGGTCGAAGTCAGGGGTTTGGTATGAACTCTTTATCGAACAACATCTTTAATGGAACAG ATGGGAGTGAAAACGTGACAGGACTGGACCTCTCGGACTTTCCAGCGTTAGCAGACAGAAGTCGGAGGGAAGGAAATGGAAACCCAACACCATTGCATAATCCCTTGGCTGGAAGAGCTCCCTATG TTGGGATGGTCACAAAGCCGTCAACTGAACAGTCCCAAGATTTCTCAATTCACAATGAGGATTTTCCTGCACTGCCTGGGCCTAACTACAAGGACCCGACGCTGAGCACGGATGAAAGCAAATCA CAGAACTTGAACTCATCAACCAAGAGCAGCTCCAGTGCAGATGGTCCCAAGTTCCCAGGTGATAAGACATCAGCACAGAACAACAACCAGCAGAAAAAGGGGATTCAGGTGTTGCCTGATG GCAAGGTGACAAACATTCCTTCTGGAATGGTGACGGATCAGTTTGGAATGATCGGACTGCTAGCCTTCATCCGAGCAGCTGAAACAGACCCTGGAATGGTTCATCTGGCGTTAGGAAGTGACCTGACCACATTGGGACTCAACCTTAACTCTCCAGA GAATCTGTATCCCAAGTTCGCATCTCCTTGGGCTTCTGCACCATGCCGACCACAAGACATCG ACTTCCATGTTCCATCTGAGTACTTAACCAACATTCATATAAGGGACAAG CTTGCTGCAATAAAACTAGCACGTTATGGGGAGGACCTGCTGTTCTACCTCTACTACATGAACGGAGGAGATCTCTTACAGCTTCTGGCTGCTGTGGAACTGTATGCATGA
- the cnot2 gene encoding CCR4-NOT transcription complex subunit 2 isoform X2 → MFSATRKKFVEGVESDYPDESIYYGQPSMFPHRSEKDMLASPSPSSSGQLSQLGASLYGPQSALGFSIRNMSNNNPQLNRSLTQGTQLPSHSTPTTGVPTMSLHTPPSPNRGILPMNSRNMMNHSQVGQGMSMGGRTSSMGSSGLGSPNRSSPSIICMPKQQPARQPFTINSMSGFGMGRSQGFGMNSLSNNIFNGTDGSENVTGLDLSDFPALADRSRREGNGNPTPLHNPLAGRAPYVGMVTKPSTEQSQDFSIHNEDFPALPGPNYKDPTLSTDESKSNLNSSTKSSSSADGPKFPGDKTSAQNNNQQKKGIQVLPDGKVTNIPSGMVTDQFGMIGLLAFIRAAETDPGMVHLALGSDLTTLGLNLNSPENLYPKFASPWASAPCRPQDIDFHVPSEYLTNIHIRDKLAAIKLARYGEDLLFYLYYMNGGDLLQLLAAVELFNRDWRYHKEERVWITRAPGMEPTLKTNTYERGTYYFFDCLNWRKVAKEFHLEYDKLEERPHVPTTFNYNPAQQAF, encoded by the exons ATGTTCAGTGCTACAAGAAAGAAGTTTGTAGAGGGGGTCGAAAGCGACTACCCTGATGAGAGTATCTACTATGGCCAGCCGTCGATGTTCCCTCATCGATCGGAGAAAGAT ATGCTGGCATCTCCTTCGCCGTCATCGTCAGGTCAATTGTCGCAGCTTGGTGCAAGTTTGTATGGTCCCCAAA GTGCACTAGGCTTCTCAATAAGGAACATGAGCAACAACAACCCTCAGTTAAACCGGAGTTTAACACAAGGTACTCAGTTACCGAGCCATAGCACCCCAACAACGGGGGTCCCAACCATGTCTCTCCATACTCCGCCTTCGCCAAACAG GGGCATTCTGCCTATGAACTCCAGGAACATGATGAATCACTCGCAAGTGGGCCAGGGCATGAGTATGGGTGGCAGGACCAGCAGTATGGGAAGCTCAGGCCTCGGGAGTCCTAACCGCAGCTCGCCCAGCATCATCTGTATGCCAAAGCAGCAGCCGGCACGCCAGCCCTTCACCATCAACAG TATGTCAGGTTTTGGAATGGGTCGAAGTCAGGGGTTTGGTATGAACTCTTTATCGAACAACATCTTTAATGGAACAG ATGGGAGTGAAAACGTGACAGGACTGGACCTCTCGGACTTTCCAGCGTTAGCAGACAGAAGTCGGAGGGAAGGAAATGGAAACCCAACACCATTGCATAATCCCTTGGCTGGAAGAGCTCCCTATG TTGGGATGGTCACAAAGCCGTCAACTGAACAGTCCCAAGATTTCTCAATTCACAATGAGGATTTTCCTGCACTGCCTGGGCCTAACTACAAGGACCCGACGCTGAGCACGGATGAAAGCAAATCA AACTTGAACTCATCAACCAAGAGCAGCTCCAGTGCAGATGGTCCCAAGTTCCCAGGTGATAAGACATCAGCACAGAACAACAACCAGCAGAAAAAGGGGATTCAGGTGTTGCCTGATG GCAAGGTGACAAACATTCCTTCTGGAATGGTGACGGATCAGTTTGGAATGATCGGACTGCTAGCCTTCATCCGAGCAGCTGAAACAGACCCTGGAATGGTTCATCTGGCGTTAGGAAGTGACCTGACCACATTGGGACTCAACCTTAACTCTCCAGA GAATCTGTATCCCAAGTTCGCATCTCCTTGGGCTTCTGCACCATGCCGACCACAAGACATCG ACTTCCATGTTCCATCTGAGTACTTAACCAACATTCATATAAGGGACAAG CTTGCTGCAATAAAACTAGCACGTTATGGGGAGGACCTGCTGTTCTACCTCTACTACATGAACGGAGGAGATCTCTTACAGCTTCTGGCTGCTGTGGAACT CTTTAACCGAGACTGGAGGTACCATAAAGAGGAGAGGGTGTGGATTACAAGAGCACCTGGCATGGAGCCCACTCTGAAGACCAACACTTATGAGAGGGGGACATACTACTTCTTTGATTGTCTTAACTGGAGGAAGGTTGCTAAG GAGTTTCACCTTGAATATGACAAGCTTGAGGAGCGGCCTCACGTACCGACCACCTTCAACTACAACCCGGCGCAGCAGGCCTTCTGA